A window of Fusarium musae strain F31 chromosome 1, whole genome shotgun sequence genomic DNA:
TTTGTCGCCTTTGGCGGAAGGGGATGACCACGAAGGTTCTAGATCTGGGAGTAGCGATGACTGGTTCTCGTACTGAATCAGCTTCGCATTTGCAATTTCAAGTCCCAATTCAGAGGCTACTTCTCTATATAAGTAATCGTCAGCCTGGACGACTCGGTGACACACCTTTCAGAAGTGGACGTAAACCTCTCTGTCTTGAGACAGCTCCAGAAGAGTTTACGATGTGCATTATCTGGCTTCTTCGTGCTCCTCAAAGTTGCCTGAAGGATGGCTGACCTGCCTAGGCTCTTGGTCAACATATCTTTGCACATTATACTCGCGTTGTTTAAGTATCTCCATGAGGCGAGCGGGTTGAACGTCGTTACATAGTACCCAGCAGCCAGTAAAGTGGAGATGCATTGCCCGCACTTTAGGTATCCGGATCCCGTCTACAGCCCACGGATTTAAAAGAGTAGATAATGCctgctattatattaaaactgaagtgtattttctaaccttataactaacttataaacttaatactactaccACTTTCtaattaccctaaaccttctttTAGCCCTAAtagtactaatatatatattattataaaactttttattaagctttttttatatattagtattttttaataattctaatagctttatactatacttataagaagttctttttaataaattactttttatattttaattaaagacttaatttacttttagttttttcttttaattaattttatagttttcttatatctagctttattattaaaaagggcTTTTAATAcctctttcttttacttaatagcttttttaaccttttaaaaaagtccttaaataatataaataaaagtatatatattaaaaatagctaattactaaataaagttatttaaaagcctattttatttcttaaatttaatagctttaaaaattttatcttttttatttttaatagccttaaaactattttctttcttaaaagtctattaataatccctaatattattaaagttaaaaggaattctattaatatattactattagaaTTTATttagatttattatataaataagcttttatttaagtatatatattactatattactttattattattttatatttagttattttaagagatatattaaagctttttatagcctataataataagtaaataagttatcttttaggttttaataatattagtattttattatagttattagttagttattatagtattaatatttaaattataggcttaaagtattatttatagttaagatttatagctatgagcttattctagcagagagaacctagataATGCCTGTGTAGTTTTAAGGCAGGCAATGAATCGTCTACTATAAATGACAGCTTTGACATGATAATCATCAATAGTTTCTATCCTCAGCAGTTTGAGCATCCTCAACTCGGTCCAATTATTGGAAGAAAGCGAAACGAGCATGTCGTTCAGTTTCGTATCATTCCATACGGCCATGTTGCTGCACGTTTCCGACACGCCACATTGGTCAGCGAGCTACCACCAAAACAACGCACGTTCACGGAACACGGCCATGCCTGTCCTCAAAACGAGCAGTGCATGGAACCATTTGGTGGTCCTATCCCGGGAAACGAAAAGCGAGAATACGATGAGTTTTTTTCTCTCGACCTGACCATCATAACACCAGGGTCGGCCTTGAAGTTTGGGAATACCCACAAAGTACCCGTCATGGTGTATGTCCATGGTGGAGGCTTTACGGTTGGTGCGCAATACGGTGGCCCTAATGGTAATTCAAATCCTGTCTGATTTAGCTCTACAAGACGCTGACTTCACATCAACTAGATACAACGAGAATGGTGACACAAGCATGCAAGGACTCGAGACCAATCATTGTAGTCAGCATCCAGTAAGCAAATGCCACCTCTCCGTACACGACGACTAATTACTGACTGAGTCAAGCTATCGACTGCATTTCCTAGGGTTCTTAGCGTGCCAGGCAAGTAGCAGTATCTATGACACATGCGGGAACCTGCTCTGACAATTTTGAGGACCTCGTCGACGAAGCGGCAAACCTCAACGTCTGGCCTTCCAATGTGTTCAAAAGTTCATTTCGGGTTTTGGTGGTGACATCAACAGGATCACCGCACTCGGTGAAAGCGCTCCCAGTTCCTCACTCGCCTTCCACCTAAGTTACAATGTCCCCCTCTTCGATCGAGCCATTCTACAATCCGGAACGGCATCTGCAGTCAGTCCCAAACCCCTTGCAAACAAAGACGAAGAATACCAGGCACTGCTTAAGTTCTGCGGGATCAGTGTAGACGATCCTCAACGCCTCGAGAAGCTCATAGCTGTACCGACTGACAAGATCGTCGAGGCAGCTACGTCTATCAACAAGGCAGCTTTCTCACCACTGGCCGACAAAAGCTTCTTTCCAATTATTCCCAATTACCTCAATCATGCCAAGATAATATCCGATTGCTCTTGGATAGCTGCTATCGTCACAGGTGATGTAGTGTTTGAGGTAAGTAAATCAAGTGTCTCATATTTATCAAGACTCTGACAGGGCATAGGGCTGTCTGTTTGCGCACAGCATTGTGGATGTGCGGCCTGAAGTTTTCTACCAACACGTGGAAAATGCGCTTGGTGTAGAAAATGCCAACAGAGTATTAGAGGTTTACGAGATCTCCAGAAACATGAATGAGAACTTGTTCTGGGCCAGATTATGCACATTGTGTGGTGATGCTATGTTCTCCGGTAAGACAATGTCCCTTTCAGCCCATCAATTTCAGCGAGGTTAACTTAGACACAAACAGTGCCCTGCCACATCTTATCAAAAGAGCCATGGCAGAGTGGTAAGAAGCAATATCGTTGTATTCTGTCACTGCGTAATCCATTCCCCGGTTCGTCCTTCTCCAACGTTCTTGGCCATCATTTCATCGAACTCATCTATCAATTCATGACCTTCACGGAGCGTCTACCTATATAGAGACAGCGCGATGCATGCGTCGGCTTTGTGCGACGATGGACGGCCTTCGCCTATGGAGAAGAGCCTTGGTCTCAGTATACATGGGTAGATGAGGCGGTGGCGGTGGCAGATTCCCGTGAGGGATGGGTCGTGTGATCACGAGTGAAGGACTTGGAGGTTTCTGCATATGATGAGGGCGGCCAGGGTCGATATGAGAAGGGGGAAGCATTGGATGAGGTGTTTCGATCACTAGGGGATAAGACGCCTGAAGCGGTTGAAGCTCTTAGTTTTCCGACACTGGTAACTTTGGGAAATAAGTAGCTAGATCTGGATGTTATCTACTTGAGCAGCAACGATGATGCAAGGCCAGTACATGGATAGATAGAAAAGAATGGGCGATCGTTACGCTGCGACTAAATAAATACCATCTTAGCAGTAGCCCTTCCTGTCTTGCTTTTGACTAAGGCCAAGACCATTGACTTGCTGAAATCAGGAACGCTGACTTCTTCTGTTCGAGACCTCTGCACCTCCTTTGTGTTCACCTGTGCCTCCCATTTCCCATTGATGACCTTGACGTCTTCCAACTCCTCCCCATCAACATAAACATGCCACTCCGGAGAttcagtctcatcaaacGTGCCGAAAACTGTGAACTGTCTTTCTCCGTCTACAATAGATGCTGTGGCATCTATAGAGGCATCTATTGTCAGCTGGGGCGGTGATGATCCGATGTCCTTACCCTCTTGACCGCACACAATAGCATCTGACACCAGCGGTGGGGTTCTCGATGGCTGCTGACGAAGTAAGCTGCCCTTCTCAAACGCATAGGCATATCGAAACAGGTTCTTGTCATCATAAGCCTTGGATGCGAAGGTGAGATTGACAGGCATCCTCGTGTCAGCCATGACTCCCATTGGCACACTGACTGTCGGGATACCAAACTGACGAATTGCGCAGTTTCCATTGGAATACAAAACACCATTGAGCCATGCATGCTTTGCAGACTCTTCATCAATATCCGCATTAGCTTTTCCCACGTCGGCATTACAAGGCCATACAACCATGTCCAACTCCAAAGCATCCAGCCAGTCTTCAAAAGCTGACTTGCGCTTCAACTCAAGGTTGTGAAGTGCAGCTCCCAGGTTTGTAATCTCGTAAGTCGGGACACGACCATTGGAGATGTGGGCAACAACAGCTGTATGTCGCACAAGGGGATCGTTGGCATCGTATCTGTCTGGTAGGCATCCAGGAGGATGGGGGAATATGGTTGACGACTCGACTTGTGCAAGACTCGTCGCCACGTTTCTATCTTGGTTTGCAGCCAGGAAGTCGTCCCAAGAATAGGCCATCAATTGGCACATATCAATCTCATTGCGATGAGGCGGTGTTTCTGACTCGCTCTCACCATCGAGAGGTTTCTCAAACTCGGTGACGAGCGGAAAGTCTGTCTCAACAACAGTAGCGCCTAGTCCCTCAAGTATCATCCTGGCCTGCTTCCAAAGCTCGATTACGCTCTCGCGAGTATGGACCTTTCGGGCATCGGGGTCAGAGTCGATGCCGCCAATGTACATCTTTGGTACGCCGATtctcttgcccttgagagcATTGGGATCAGAGAGATCAAAGAAAGTCTTGGGTCGCACAGAATCGACGTCAGGGAGCTTGACGAAAGGCTGCTCACGCCAAAAGTCGCAGCTTGTCTTGTCATCTGCCGCAACAATGACATCCAGAAGCGCAAACATGTCTTCCACAGTTCTCGTGTGCGGAACAACAGTGTCACAAGTGGGGAAAAGCGGCCAGTTGCCTCTGATTGATATGAGACCCCTGGAGGGAGTATATGCCACCAAACCATTATTAGAAGCGGGTGAGCGGCCAGAGGAGATGGTCTCTTCCCCCATACCAAAGACTCCAAAACTTGCTGCGGTCGCTGTGGCAGACCCATTAGATGATCCTGAAGCAAAAGCAGCCGTGAGGTATGCTTCATTGTAGGGCGACTCAGCACGACCATAAACGCCTCGCTGCATTCCACCTGCAGCCATTGGGGGCATGTTGGTGCGGCCCAAGAACACAGCGCCAGCGTctctcagcttctcaacgGTAAAGGCATCTTCATTTGCGACGAGATCCTTGAAAGCGGGAGACCCAGCAGCTACCGTCATTCCTCGGATCTTGTAAGAATCTTTAATAGTGCAAGGAATTCCATCCAGCAAACCAAGTGACTTGCCCATAGAGCGACGCTGGTCCGACGCTTGGGCAGCATCAAACACATCTTGATTGATGATTGGGACAGCGTTGAGTTGAGTGGTTCGGCGATCATACTTGGCGATTCTCAGCAAGTGCTTGGCGGTCAGTTCAACGCTGTTGATATGGCCTTGAGAAAGTGCAGATGCAAGGGATGCAATTGAGGCCTCCACAATAGAGAGTGTCTACAGGGTCAGTATTTGTGTAACCGTTTTGACATTGGATGGCAAGGCAGCTTACATCACTCTGGTTGTTAATAGCCATGTTAGTAAGGACTTGATGTTTTAGGAGCTGTCTCTAGGTGATAAAGAGTAATAGAAGGTACAGGTTTACAGTAAGACTATTGAATGAGAAAGTATGATTTAAGTATTGAAATATGCCTTAGAACACCTAGTAATCCTGCCATGTGAGGGAAATTACAACTGTTAATCAAAACATGCTGCTGTTAAATAACGCGATTAAAGCCAATTATTATGTTAATTAGCAGCTGATGAATTATTTACTAGCTGTTAATTGGATTTATCGGGATAAGACAGGCTATCTGACCGAAAGGTCTGATAAGCTTTTATCGTGCACTTCTGATTGGCCTACAGGTTACGTACTGCCCATGGCACTTCCATTTTGGATATAAGTCCATAACTGCCGTGACAATTAAGTCGATGTCTCGACATTCCAACATTCCAATTGCTTCCGTGTTCTCCAAGATGACAGAATCTTCAGTCTACAATGATGATGTTCCCGGCACTGTTCGTCTCGTTGACATCAACGGGATGAACTCATCAGGGCCCCACGACTCTCAGCACAAAGACATTGTTCTCGTTCCACGCCCAAGTTCTGATCCAAATGACCCCCTCAATTGGTCCCATCGTCGAAAGCTCTTGGCCGTCAGTATGGCTTACCTTTACGTTCTCGGGACTGGTATAGCAACATCTCTTCAATACTCTGTCCTCGCGGATATCACAAAGGATACCGGCATTTCCACTGCAAACCTCGTCCAGGGAACAGGAGTCatgtttctcttctttggttgagcttgtctGATTTGGCAACCGATCGCTCTTACATACGGACGTCGTGGCGTTTATCTCACCACCATGTTGCTTACCATTCCGATAATGGTTTGGACTGCCTACTCGACGTCTGCCGGGGAGTGGTTTGCCCACAGGATCTTGATTGGTATCATCGTATCTCCAATCGAGTCTTTGTGTGAGGTTACCGTGTTCGATCTCTTCTTCGCACATAACCGTGGGACTTACATGAGTCTCTACGTAGCTATCCTCTTTGGATCCAATTTTCTTGCACCTCTCGTCGCGGGATGGTTCAACGATGCTTTCGGGTGGAGATGGACGATGCATTTTGGAGCGATTATATGCGCAGTCTGCTTCATTATCATGTTTCTCTTCATGGAAGAAACGATGTACTTCCGCGGAGCCTCACTCGAAAGCCAAACAGTTACCGATACCGAACGCCAGGACTTAGGGACGTCCAAAGCCGACGGTAAAACATATGAAGGATCACCAAGAAACTCCCTGCCATCTTCCCCATCGGTCATCTACGAGGACATCAACTCTGGTTGGGGGAAGTACACTTGGTTCAAGGTTATGACAGGTCGACCCAGTAACACGGACATGCTACGAATGGTCTACCGGCCTGTCCTTATGATCTTCAAGTTCCCAACAGTTGCTTGGGCTGGATTTCTCTATGGGATCAATCTTGCTTGGTACAACGTCCTGAATGGAACTGCGAGCCCCGTCCTGTCAAGCAATCCCTACAATTGGAATGCAGCACTAGTTGGTTGCGTATATGCAGGGCCGATCATTGGAGCTGCCGTTGCTTGTCTCTGGGTTGGAAAGGCAGCAGACTGGATCGCCTTGTGGCTAGCGCGACGCAACGGGGGTATCAGGGAGCCCGAGCAACGTCTCTGGGTGCTGCTTCTCTCAGGGATCATCTCATCGGCTGGTCTTATCACATGGGGTGTTGGTGCATACTACCACGTCCACTGGATCGGCCTGGTGTTTGGTCTAGGTATGCTTACAGTTGGATGTGTTGCTGGAGGTGCGATTTCTGTCAGCTACAACGTCGATTGCTTCAAGGAGATCGCTGGTGAAACCACTGTCTCTATCATGTTGATTCGCAACAccattggctttggcttcagcTATGCTATCACGCCATGGTGGACAACCCAGGGATTGAAGAATTGCTTCATCACA
This region includes:
- a CDS encoding hypothetical protein (EggNog:ENOG41~MEROPS:MER0034745) — protein: MIIINSFYPQQFEHPQLGPIIGRKRNEHVVQFRIIPYGHVAARFRHATLVSELPPKQRTFTEHGHACPQNEQCMEPFGGPIPGNEKREYDEFFSLDLTIITPGSALKFGNTHKVPVMVYVHGGGFTVGAQYGGPNGPRRRSGKPQRLAFQCVQKFISGFGGDINRITALGESAPSSSLAFHLSYNVPLFDRAILQSGTASAVSPKPLANKDEEYQALLKFCGISVDDPQRLEKLIAVPTDKIVEAATSINKAAFSPLADKSFFPIIPNYLNHAKIISDCSWIAAIVTGDVVFEGCLFAHSIVDVRPEVFYQHVENALGVENANRVLEVYEISRNMNENLFWARLCTLCGDAMFSGKTMSLSAHQFQRG
- a CDS encoding hypothetical protein (EggNog:ENOG41), which produces MAINNQSDTLSIVEASIASLASALSQGHINSVELTAKHLLRIAKYDRRTTQLNAVPIINQDVFDAAQASDQRRSMGKSLGLLDGIPCTIKDSYKIRGMTVAAGSPAFKDLVANEDAFTVEKLRDAGAVFLGRTNMPPMAAGGMQRGVYGRAESPYNEAYLTAAFASGSSNGSATATAASFGVFGMGEETISSGRSPASNNGLVAYTPSRGLISIRGNWPLFPTCDTVVPHTRTVEDMFALLDVIVAADDKTSCDFWREQPFVKLPDVDSVRPKTFFDLSDPNALKGKRIGVPKMYIGGIDSDPDARKVHTRESVIELWKQARMILEGLGATVVETDFPLVTEFEKPLDGESESETPPHRNEIDMCQLMAYSWDDFLAANQDRNVATSLAQVESSTIFPHPPGCLPDRYDANDPLVRHTAVVAHISNGRVPTYEITNLGAALHNLELKRKSAFEDWLDALELDMVVWPCNADVGKANADIDEESAKHAWLNGVLYSNGNCAIRQFGIPTVSVPMGVMADTRMPVNLTFASKAYDDKNLFRYAYAFEKGSLLRQQPSRTPPLVSDAIVCGQEGKDIGSSPPQLTIDASIDATASIVDGERQFTVFGTFDETESPEWHVYVDGEELEDVKVINGKWEAQVNTKEVQRSRTEEVSVPDFSKSMVLALVKSKTGRATAKMVFI
- a CDS encoding hypothetical protein (EggNog:ENOG41), whose product is MFLFMEETMYFRGASLESQTVTDTERQDLGTSKADGKTYEGSPRNSLPSSPSVIYEDINSGWGKYTWFKVMTGRPSNTDMLRMVYRPVLMIFKFPTVAWAGFLYGINLAWYNVLNGTASPVLSSNPYNWNAALVGCVYAGPIIGAAVACLWVGKAADWIALWLARRNGGIREPEQRLWVLLLSGIISSAGLITWGVGAYYHVHWIGLVFGLVGCVAGGAISVSYNVDCFKEIAGETTVSIMLIRNTIGFGFSYAITPWWTTQGLKNCFITAAMISLACTLTFLVMIVYGKRIRRWSIPSYRKYMASMAVSHE